Proteins encoded together in one Bos javanicus breed banteng chromosome 6, ARS-OSU_banteng_1.0, whole genome shotgun sequence window:
- the MUC7 gene encoding mucin-7 encodes MKTLPLLVCICALSACFSLSEGHKKQQETQHRQIDLRPYIGSPSHPKLPPNWNPFIQKPYPFDHPRHHKIPNPRRRIFPRPKPSSPPNCPVKSNTVNKNTLEATTQIPSVTPTSISTSTSIPPTVTTLAPKATTTSATANSGTTGSPATTSAQPSTAPLQTTAVAPTTSPTTSVPLPSTAPETTAAPNTTPAPSPTTVTPDTPQTTAAPTTQTSTGATTPSTTVEKTTSPSIEKTLLQFFSSINQLREQIWNIIKRY; translated from the coding sequence CTCAGCGAAGGCCACAAAAAGCAACAGGAAACACAGCACAGACAGATTGATCTTCGACCATACATAGGATCACCGTCTCATCCCAAATTACCACCTAACTGGAATCCATTCATTCAAAAGCCATACCCTTTTGATCATCCAAGACACCATAAAATTCCAAATCCAAGGAGAAGAATCTTCCCAAGGCCAAAACCTTCCAGCCCACCAAACTGTCCAGTTAAAAGTAACACTGTTAACAAAAATACCTTGGAGGCTACCACGCAGATCCCATCTGTGACTCCCACATCTATCTCCACCAGTACTAGTATCCCTCCAACTGTGACTACTCTTGCTCCTAAGGCTACCACCACATCTGCAACGGCAAACAGTGGCACCACAGGCTCTCCTGCAACTACATCAGCACAACCCTCTACAGCTCCACTGCAGACCACAGCTGTCGCACCTACCACTTCCCCAACCACATCAGTACCACTCCCCTCCACAGCTCCAGAGACCACAGCTGCCCCAAACACCACACCTGCTCCTTCTCCAACCACTGTCACCCCCGACACTCCCCAAACTACAGCCGCACCCACAACCCAAACTAGTACTGGTGCCACTACTCCAAGTACTACTGTTGAAAAAACAACTTCACCTTCTATAGAAAAAACTCTTCTTCAGTTCTTCTCCAGTATTAACCAGCTGCGGGAGCAAATCTGGAATATTATAAAGAGGTACTAG